The following are from one region of the Hyla sarda isolate aHylSar1 chromosome 6, aHylSar1.hap1, whole genome shotgun sequence genome:
- the CEP15 gene encoding uncharacterized protein C3orf14 homolog isoform X1 encodes MAFFSSREAELQKLHEAIIAEKNKVHEEMKISDEQQESYILLSEAAHSRNQALLHDWREAEKSFKRRSQIGPNRTIMKLENKYWKSVEQELPKWEQFLLGKAQFPFGMKHDQQKLKHSQTMEKPKRKNLPPSGYNSNSFPR; translated from the exons ATGGCTTTCTTCTCATCCAGAGAGGCAGAGTTACAGAAGCTGCATGAAGCCAT AATTGCAGAGAAAAATAAAGTTCATGAGGAAATGAAGATCAGCGATGAGCAGCAGGAGTCGTACATTCTGTTATCAGAGGCCGCACATAGCAGGAATCAAGCTCTTCTACAT GATTGGCGTGAAGCTGAGAAGAGTTTTAAGAGGAGATCACAAATCGGCCCTAACCGTACAATCATGAAGCTTGAG AACAAGTATTGGAAATCTGTGGAACAAGAGCTTCCTAAATGGGAGCAGTTTCTACTTGGAAAAGCTCAGTTCCCCTTTGGTATGAAGCATGACCAACAAAAGCTGAAACATTCTCAGACTATGGAGAAACCAAAGAGAAAGAACCTGCCTCCTTCTGGCTACAATTCAAACTCTTTTCCAAGATAG
- the CEP15 gene encoding uncharacterized protein C3orf14 homolog isoform X2 codes for MAFFSSREAELQKLHEAIIAEKNKVHEEMKISDEQQESYILLSEAAHSRNQALLHNKYWKSVEQELPKWEQFLLGKAQFPFGMKHDQQKLKHSQTMEKPKRKNLPPSGYNSNSFPR; via the exons ATGGCTTTCTTCTCATCCAGAGAGGCAGAGTTACAGAAGCTGCATGAAGCCAT AATTGCAGAGAAAAATAAAGTTCATGAGGAAATGAAGATCAGCGATGAGCAGCAGGAGTCGTACATTCTGTTATCAGAGGCCGCACATAGCAGGAATCAAGCTCTTCTACAT AACAAGTATTGGAAATCTGTGGAACAAGAGCTTCCTAAATGGGAGCAGTTTCTACTTGGAAAAGCTCAGTTCCCCTTTGGTATGAAGCATGACCAACAAAAGCTGAAACATTCTCAGACTATGGAGAAACCAAAGAGAAAGAACCTGCCTCCTTCTGGCTACAATTCAAACTCTTTTCCAAGATAG
- the CEP15 gene encoding uncharacterized protein C3orf14 homolog isoform X3 — MKISDEQQESYILLSEAAHSRNQALLHDWREAEKSFKRRSQIGPNRTIMKLENKYWKSVEQELPKWEQFLLGKAQFPFGMKHDQQKLKHSQTMEKPKRKNLPPSGYNSNSFPR, encoded by the exons ATGAAGATCAGCGATGAGCAGCAGGAGTCGTACATTCTGTTATCAGAGGCCGCACATAGCAGGAATCAAGCTCTTCTACAT GATTGGCGTGAAGCTGAGAAGAGTTTTAAGAGGAGATCACAAATCGGCCCTAACCGTACAATCATGAAGCTTGAG AACAAGTATTGGAAATCTGTGGAACAAGAGCTTCCTAAATGGGAGCAGTTTCTACTTGGAAAAGCTCAGTTCCCCTTTGGTATGAAGCATGACCAACAAAAGCTGAAACATTCTCAGACTATGGAGAAACCAAAGAGAAAGAACCTGCCTCCTTCTGGCTACAATTCAAACTCTTTTCCAAGATAG